Within the candidate division KSB1 bacterium genome, the region CTGGCCGCTGGCGGTCAGGCAAGGTTCCTTGATATGAGGCATTCGGAGCGGATTGCGATTCTCGATTTCGGCGGCCAGACGACGCAATTGATCGCGCGTCGATTGCGCGAGGCGGGAGTTTATTGCGAGATTTTGCCGTTCAACCGACCCGCGGTCGAAGTGTTCACGGCGGAAACCCGCGGGGTCGTCCTCTCCGGGGGGCCGGGAAGTGTCACCGAAGCGAACGGACCGCGCCCCGATCCGGAAGTGCTTTCCGGGCGCGTGCCGGTGCTCGGTATCTGTTACGGGATGCAAGTGCTCGGCGAGCATTGCGGCTCGCCGGTGGTGCCCGGCGATCAGGGCGAGTTCGGTCGCGCGGCGCTCGTGCTGACGAACGAATCGCCGATCTTCTCCGGATTTGGCAACACGGTCGAAGTCTGGATGAGTCACGGCGACCATTTGCGGGACGTTCGCACTCCGCTCAAGTTGTTGGGCAAGAGTGAATCGGGAATCGTCGCGGCGGTCGGTCATGAGCTCCTGCCGCTGTTCGGCGTTCAATTCCACCCCGAAGTGACGCACACGCCCGAAGGTGCGCGGATGCTTCGCAATTTCGCCATCGATATCTGCGGTTGTCGCTGCGGCTGGTCGATGGAGTCGTTCGTGGACTCGTCCATCGCCGAACTCAGGGCCGCGATCGGAACGTCGCGTGTACTCTGCGCGGTTTCCGGCGGCCTGGACTCGATGGTGACGGCGTTCCTGCTCGCTCGCGCTATTCCCGATCAACTGGTCTGCATGCATATTGACGCGGGACTGTCGCGCAAGCACGAACGGGAGCAGATTGAGCTCGCCTTTGCGCGGTTTTCGCACCTGGACCTCGAAGTGATCGACGCGGGCATCGATTTCTTTCGCGAACTAAAAGGGGTGACGGAACCCGAACGCAAGCGCAAGATTATCGGCCGCGTCTTCATCGAAGTCTTTCAGCGGGAGGCGGCGCGGCTGCCAGGAATCGAGTATCTTGCGCAGGGTACGCTGTATCCAGACGTGATCGAGAGCGTTTCGGTCAAGGGCCCCTCGGCTACGATCAAGACGCACCACAACGTCGGCGGCCTGCCCGATACGTTGCATTTGAAACTGATCGAACCGCTGCGGGAGTTGTTCAAGGACGAAGCGCGCGCCGTCGGCAAGCTCTTGGGTCTGCCCGACGACATCCTCTATCGTCATCCGTTTCCCGGTCCCGGGCTGGCGGTTCGCATCCTGGGCGAAGTGACAAAGGACCGTTGCGATCTCTTGCGCGAAGCGGACGCGATCTTCATGGAGGAGTTGCAGCGGGCGGAGTGGTACCGGCGCACACGCCAGGCCTTCGCGGTGCTCCTGCCCGTCCATTCGGTCGGCGTCAAAGGCGACTATCGGACATACGAGCAGGTCTGCGCGCTGCGCGCCGTCGATACGGATGATTTCATGACCGCGGATTTCACGCGGCTTCCCTATGATCTGCTGGCGCGCACGGCGAACCGCATCGCCAATGAAGTGCGCGGCATCAATCGCGTAACTTATGACATCACCTCCAAGCCGCCGGCGACGGTGGAGTGGGAGTGATTCGGGCCGTGCGCCCAGGCGAATCCCCAGGTCTTAATTCAGGAGTGGCGATCAGTTCATTGCAACGGTTTTGGTCGAAGCTGTAACCAGATCATTGCAGGAGCAAACGCATTATGTGCGGAATCATCGGATACGTTGGACATCGTCAGGTCGTGCCGATCTTGTTTACCGGATTGAAGCGGATGGAGTACCGCGGCTATGATTCGGCGGGCGTGGCCGTATTCTCGCAGACGGGGCTGGTGGTCCATAAGGATGCCGGCAAAGTCTCGCAGCTTGAGCAGACCGTCGGCGAAATCGGCTTGCGCGGTACGGTAGGTATCGGTCATACCCGGTGGGCCACGCACGGCGCGCCGAATCAGATCAACTCCCATCCGCATTCCGACGACGCCGGAGAGATCGTGCTCGCGCACAACGGCATTATCGAGAACTACTCGGCGCTGAAAACGGAACTTCAGCGCGGCGGCGCCCGGTTCACGACGGACACGGATACGGAGGTTCTGGCGCATTTAATCCGCAAATTCTACGACGGCGATCTGGCGCACGCCGTGCAGAAGGCGCTCTCGCTGGTGCGTGGAACCTATGGCTTGGCGATCGTCTCCCGACATGAACCCGACAAGATCGTCGCCGCTCGCCTGGGCTCGCCGATGATTATCGGTCACGGCCAGGGTGAGAATTTCGTGGCCTCCGATCCGGCCGCGTTTATTCATTTTACGCGCGAAGTCTCGTATATGGAGGACGGTGAAATTGCGGTGCTTACCGCCAACTCGGTGGAACACCGCACGCTCGCGGATGACCGGGTGGACAAGCACCTCGAGCAAATCACCTACGACATTGCGGCGATCGAGAAGAGTGGCTTTCCGCACTTCATGTTGAAGGAGATTTGCGAGCAACCGCGCACGGTCTCGGACGGCCTGCGCGGCCGCTTGCTGCTGGAAGAGGGCGCGACGAAATTCGGCGGTTTGCGCGCCTTCCTCCCCGACTTGCAAACGGCGAAGCGCGTCATCATCCTCGGCTGCGGCACGAGTTGGCACGCCGGACTCGTCGGCGAATACCTGTTCGAGGAGCTGGCCGGAATTCCCGCGGAAGTGGAGTATGCGTCGGAATTCCGCTATCGCTCGCCGATCATCGAACCGGGAACCATTGTACTCGCGATCTCCCAATCCGGCGAAACCGCGGATACGCTGGCGGCGGTTAAGGAAGCCAAGCGTCACGGGGCCAAGGTCTTCGGGATTTGCAATGTGGTCGGTTCGAGCATCGCGCGCGAGACCGACGCCGGTGTCTATATCCACGCCGGCCCCGAAATCGGCGTCGCCTCCACCAAGGCTTTCACCTCGCAGATTACCGTCCTGGTCATGCTGGCCCTGATGATCGGCCGCAGCCGCCGCATCAGCGCCAATCAGGGGCGGGAGCTCGTGCAGGAGTTGTCCAACATTCCGCAGAAGATCCAGCGGATTCTCCTGAATCGTGAGCGCATCGAGACCATCGCACATGAATTCAGCGATCACCGCAATTTTCTCTATTTGGGACGCGGCGTGAATTTCCCGGTCGCCCTCGAAGGCGCGCTCAAGCTGAAAGAGATTTCCTATATCCACGCGGAAGGCTATCCCGCGGCGGAGATGAAGCACGGTCCGATCGCCTTGATCGACGAGGATATGCCGGTGGTGTTCATCGCCATCAAGGATGGGACCTACGAGAAAGTGCTCTCCAACATCGAGGAGGTCCGCGCTCGCGGCGGACGCGTGCTGGCGATCGCGACCGAGGGCGACACCGCCGTGGAGACGCGCGCGGACAAGGTCATCTATGTCCCGGACACGCACCCCTTGTTAACCCCGCTACTGAGCGTGATTCCGCTGCAACTTCTGGCTTATTACATCGCGGTGCAGCGTGGGTGCGATGTGGATCAGCCACGCAACCTGGCGAAGAGTGTTACGGTTGAATAGACTTGTCTGTTGGTTGGCGCTGCTCGCGTTCACGCTTTGTGCGGCCGACGCGGGGGCCGAGCCGGTCACGGTGATTCTCTCGTTCGGCACTCCCGGCGATCCGGACGCCGAGGATCTCGAACGCGCGTTTCGATTCGCGGCGGAGCACGCCGCGACCCCCTTCGCCGCGGTCATCGTTCACGCCGCCTCGGCCTTCGAAGCCGCGAGTATCGCGGGGCGGGCCATGCAGGACGACGGGACGCGCCTCGTGGTCTGCGCCGGAGATGAAGGCTCGGCGGTTGCCGTCGCCTTGTTGTCAAAGCAGCTGCAGACGCCCGTGCTGAAGCTCACGAGCGAGCCGCGCTCGTTCACTAGCTTGAGCAGTTGGCTCTATGAATTTCTGCCGAGTCTGGAAGCTCAAGGCGAGGTGCTCGGAAATTACGTCGTCAAGCAGCGGATGTGTCGCTTCGCCTGTTCGCTGACGCCGGACGACGATCGCGGCAGTGCCTTGGCGAGCGGATTCAGAATGGGCGTGGAGCGCTCCAAAGGAGTGCTTGACGGCGAGCGATTCTATGCGGCAGGCGCGCCGCGCATTTTGCCCGAGCTGACGGAAATCTATCGGACGCAGGCGAGTCGGCTCTCCGCGGCTGACGCCGCGATTGCGTTGAGCGCAGGCGAGCGTGAGGAACTCTTCGGGGATTCGGCCGGGGGCGAAGTGCTGGCGGTTTCGGTGGACGGCGCCGCTGCCGCGGCCGGCAACGCGGACCACGACGCGCTGTTCTTCGCGTTGGGTTCCGACCGGATTGACGCCTACGCCGCGCAATTGAAGACGCTGTCTCGCCATACGCTGCTGTGCGGCAACTCGG harbors:
- the guaA gene encoding glutamine-hydrolyzing GMP synthase; translation: MRHSERIAILDFGGQTTQLIARRLREAGVYCEILPFNRPAVEVFTAETRGVVLSGGPGSVTEANGPRPDPEVLSGRVPVLGICYGMQVLGEHCGSPVVPGDQGEFGRAALVLTNESPIFSGFGNTVEVWMSHGDHLRDVRTPLKLLGKSESGIVAAVGHELLPLFGVQFHPEVTHTPEGARMLRNFAIDICGCRCGWSMESFVDSSIAELRAAIGTSRVLCAVSGGLDSMVTAFLLARAIPDQLVCMHIDAGLSRKHEREQIELAFARFSHLDLEVIDAGIDFFRELKGVTEPERKRKIIGRVFIEVFQREAARLPGIEYLAQGTLYPDVIESVSVKGPSATIKTHHNVGGLPDTLHLKLIEPLRELFKDEARAVGKLLGLPDDILYRHPFPGPGLAVRILGEVTKDRCDLLREADAIFMEELQRAEWYRRTRQAFAVLLPVHSVGVKGDYRTYEQVCALRAVDTDDFMTADFTRLPYDLLARTANRIANEVRGINRVTYDITSKPPATVEWE
- the glmS gene encoding glutamine--fructose-6-phosphate transaminase (isomerizing); this encodes MCGIIGYVGHRQVVPILFTGLKRMEYRGYDSAGVAVFSQTGLVVHKDAGKVSQLEQTVGEIGLRGTVGIGHTRWATHGAPNQINSHPHSDDAGEIVLAHNGIIENYSALKTELQRGGARFTTDTDTEVLAHLIRKFYDGDLAHAVQKALSLVRGTYGLAIVSRHEPDKIVAARLGSPMIIGHGQGENFVASDPAAFIHFTREVSYMEDGEIAVLTANSVEHRTLADDRVDKHLEQITYDIAAIEKSGFPHFMLKEICEQPRTVSDGLRGRLLLEEGATKFGGLRAFLPDLQTAKRVIILGCGTSWHAGLVGEYLFEELAGIPAEVEYASEFRYRSPIIEPGTIVLAISQSGETADTLAAVKEAKRHGAKVFGICNVVGSSIARETDAGVYIHAGPEIGVASTKAFTSQITVLVMLALMIGRSRRISANQGRELVQELSNIPQKIQRILLNRERIETIAHEFSDHRNFLYLGRGVNFPVALEGALKLKEISYIHAEGYPAAEMKHGPIALIDEDMPVVFIAIKDGTYEKVLSNIEEVRARGGRVLAIATEGDTAVETRADKVIYVPDTHPLLTPLLSVIPLQLLAYYIAVQRGCDVDQPRNLAKSVTVE
- a CDS encoding ABC transporter substrate-binding protein, with protein sequence MNRLVCWLALLAFTLCAADAGAEPVTVILSFGTPGDPDAEDLERAFRFAAEHAATPFAAVIVHAASAFEAASIAGRAMQDDGTRLVVCAGDEGSAVAVALLSKQLQTPVLKLTSEPRSFTSLSSWLYEFLPSLEAQGEVLGNYVVKQRMCRFACSLTPDDDRGSALASGFRMGVERSKGVLDGERFYAAGAPRILPELTEIYRTQASRLSAADAAIALSAGEREELFGDSAGGEVLAVSVDGAAAAAGNADHDALFFALGSDRIDAYAAQLKTLSRHTLLCGNSGWIHDAALERNRRVTDDMLIVSPMLPVPRDTSAMLTAYHDATDTPASEWELLGLDAAAYVARALAAGADSRAEVIRIMNELDQFDGAAVQVDFRYGHENRAARLLEYSGGGLKVIK